The Kazachstania africana CBS 2517 chromosome 8, complete genome genome contains a region encoding:
- the RAD53 gene encoding serine/threonine/tyrosine protein kinase RAD53 (similar to Saccharomyces cerevisiae RAD53 (YPL153C); ancestral locus Anc_8.676): MDPVTQPTQQATQSTQKYLIEKFTQEKIDENIVCRVICTNGKIPMKDLRIDTTPQELLRIKEPIKKVWTFGRNLNCDYYLGNISRLSNKHFQILLGEDGNLMLRDSSTNGTLLNGMKIEKNNNMILSQGDEIVVGAGVPEDIVSLVIFINENFKRRLNELKSNDSYNSNGSRRTPESMLTGIYKDFSIQDEVVGQGAFATVKKAVERTTGKTYAVKIINKRKVMGNLDGVTRELEVLKRLNHPRIVSLKGFYEDNESYYMVMEFVSGGDLMDFVAAHGAVGEDAGKEISRQILEAVKYIHSMGISHRDLKPDNILIEQDDPVLVKITDFGLAKVQGNGTFMKTFCGTLAYVAPEVIGSSSKYNEEDEERNEYSSLVDMWSMGCLVYVILTGHLPFSGSTQEQLYKQISRGSYHEGPLKDYRISDEARDFIDSLLQVDPSNRLTAARALEHPWIKMVSLNNEIESLGSEPPSQVSLSQSLSQQKSIEKMDDAQYAFLKQQRKQEMEIFVKEQEELKTKGFKIPNHPPMRFTQQQATTKRTPAHASKAVTRRKNNNAGGKFLTLRPLQESKIQDSLYIHQGINPFFIGRSDDCNCKIKDSRLSRVHCFILKKRHVVGNSIYESPAQGLDDLWYCHSGTNVSYINDVKIGAGQKYLLQDGDEIKIIWDKNQFFLIGFKLTINDPTGLFKDGGIDGTDNHERTIEPQTNDEKNYVKRLSEMMKNYHYANIVTSDPDITTVENDNGSDILKRVHSVSLQSQSQRDPSRKVKRAKLDNATKEDPDNLPFY, translated from the coding sequence ATGGATCCTGTAACGCAACCAACACAGCAAGCCACACAGTCCACGCAGAAATATCTAATTGAGAAGTTTACCCAAGAGAAAATCGATGAGAATATAGTTTGTAGGGTGATCTGTACCAATGGTAAGATACCCATGAAGGATCTTAGGATAGACACTACCCCTCAGGAACTACTAAGAATCAAAGAACCCATCAAGAAGGTCTGGACTTTCGggagaaatttgaattgtGACTATTATCTGGGAAATATATCaagattatcaaataaGCATTTCCAGATCCTATTAGGGGAAGATGGTAATTTGATGCTTAGAGATTCGTCTACCAACGGCACTTTGCTTAATGGGATgaaaatagaaaagaataacAACATGATCTTATCTCAAGGGGATGAAATTGTCGTCGGTGCAGGTGTTCCTGAAGATATTGTCTCGTTAGTAATATTCATTAACGAAAACTTCAAGAGACGattgaatgaattgaaatcaaacGATAGTTACAACTCTAACGGGTCGAGAAGGACACCTGAGTCCATGCTGACGGGGATCTACAAGGACTTCTCAATACAGGACGAAGTAGTTGGTCAAGGTGCATTTGCTACTGTTAAGAAAGCTGTTGAGAGAACCACAGGTAAGACGTATGCagtgaaaataataaataaaaggAAAGTGATGGGTAATTTGGATGGTGTCACTAGAGAATTAGAGGTTTTAAAGAGGCTCAATCATCCAAGAATTGTCAGTTTGAAAGGATTTtatgaagataatgaaagttACTACATGGTGATGGAATTTGTATCTGGGGGTGATTTAATGGATTTCGTAGCAGCGCATGGCGCAGTCGGTGAAGATGCAGGCAAAGAGATATCTAGACAGATATTGGAAGCTGTCAAATACATTCATTCAATGGGAATTAGTCATAGAGATCTGAAACCCGACAATATACTAATTGAACAGGATGACCCTGTACTAGTGAAGATTACAGATTTTGGTTTGGCCAAAGTCCAGGGGAATGGTACGTTTATGAAGACATTTTGTGGTACTCTGGCGTATGTGGCACCAGAAGTAATTGGAAGTTCAAGTAAAtacaatgaagaagatgaagaaagaaacgAATATTCGTCGTTAGTCGATATGTGGTCGATGGGATGTCTTGTGTATGTGATTTTAACAGGTCATTTACCATTTAGTGGGAGTACGCAAGAGCAATTGTATAAACAGATTAGTAGGGGTTCGTACCATGAAGGACCTTTGAAAGACTACAGAATATCCGATGAAGCAAGGgattttattgattctTTATTGCAAGTAGATCCCAGCAATCGATTAACGGCGGCAAGGGCCCTGGAACATCCATGGATCAAGATGGTGtctttaaataatgaaatagaGTCACTAGGAAGTGAACCGCCTTCCCAAGTATCATTATCACAATCCTTATCGCAACAGaaatccattgaaaagatgGATGATGCACAATATGCGTTTCTCAAGCAACAGAGAAAGCAAGAGATGGAAATTTTCGTGaaggaacaagaagaaCTGAAAACGAAAGGGTTTAAAATACCTAACCACCCACCGATGAGATTTACACAACAGCAGGCCACAACGAAAAGAACGCCTGCCCATGCAAGTAAAGCAGTTACCAGGAGGAAGAACAACAATGCCGGAGGTAAGTTTTTAACGTTGCGCCCCTTACAAGAAAGTAAGATACAGGACAGTCTATATATACATCAAGGTATAAATCCCTTTTTTATTGGCAGATCAGACGACTGTAACTGTAAGATTAAAGACAGTAGGCTTTCGAGGGTACATTGTTtcatattgaagaagagacACGTAGTGGGGAACAGCATATACGAGTCACCTGCACAAGGTCTAGACGATCTGTGGTATTGCCATTCGGGGACCAACGTAAGTTATATCAACGACGTTAAGATCGGCGCTGGACAGAAGTATCTCTTACAAGATGGAGACGAAATCAAGATCATTTGGGACAAAAACCAGTTTTTCCTCATCGGTTTCAAACTGACTATCAATGACCCAACAGGTCTTTTCAAGGACGGAGGAATAGATGGCACTGACAACCACGAAAGAACCATCGAACCACAGACCAATGACGAGAAGAACTACGTCAAGAGGCTGAGCgagatgatgaagaactATCACTACGCCAACATTGTCACGAGCGACCCGGACATAACTACAGTCGAGAATGACAACGGCAGTGACATCTTAAAGAGAGTGCACTCGGTGAGTCTACAATCGCAATCGCAAAGGGACCCGTCACGCAAAGTGAAGCGTGCCAAACTGGACAATGCTACCAAAGAGGACCCGGACAATCTACCATTCTACTAG
- the PET20 gene encoding Pet20p (similar to Saccharomyces cerevisiae PET20 (YPL159C); ancestral locus Anc_8.682) has protein sequence MMMPITFPLKSRLSTNTAQGQMFVRFQSSFAFFNYTNIFSKNQLKHSKRKAKRLSSTITTSSKYHELARMPCGVEESGFGPVRRRYKYSALPRVPSTSNMDRKQLNTELLFSAYRPLSMDLKSDSSTMYEFLMAPDQSTTSSPWGRPFSRLHDHRAWRNVPSHTVRKLKPFVPPSEIDFTNNADDVMELSELRRRLELILDSKRKAKKRRTPRLHKKEKI, from the coding sequence atgatgatgccGATTACCTTTCCATTAAAGAGCCGTCTGTCTACGAATACGGCGCAAGGTCAGATGTTCGTACGATTCCaatcttcttttgctttCTTCAATTACACGAACATATTCTCGAAGAATCAGTTGAAGCATTCTAAACGCAAGGCCAAGAGATTATCGTCTACAATCACGACATCTTCCAAGTACCATGAACTAGCAAGGATGCCCTGTGGCGTGGAGGAGTCTGGTTTTGGGCCAGTAAGACGTAGATACAAATATTCAGCGTTACCTCGAGTTCCCTCGACATCGAATATGGACCGGAAACAACTGAACACAGAGCTGCTGTTCTCAGCATACAGACCGTTATCGATGGATCTCAAGAGCGATTCGAGTACCATGTACGAGTTTCTCATGGCTCCAGATCAATCCACGACTAGTTCACCATGGGGCAGACCGTTCTCCCGACTACATGACCACAGAGCATGGAGAAACGTGCCCTCCCACACGGTAAGAAAGCTGAAACCGTTCGTGCCACCGAGTGAGATCGATTTCACGAACAACGCTGACGATGTCATGGAACTCTCGGAACTTCGAAGGAGACTGGAGCTCATTCTCGATTCAAAGAGGAAAGCCAAGAAGAGACGCACACCCAGATTGCATAAGAAGGAGAAGATATAG
- the RRD2 gene encoding peptidylprolyl isomerase RRD2 (similar to Saccharomyces cerevisiae RRD2 (YPL152W); ancestral locus Anc_8.674) — protein sequence MSSCPQKRLLTKDDMEIWDSSQTKKELINFITDLAEAVKDRDNTQFKEPISAEVSSTLALLDSVLSVVDEHPVLNDTTSRFGKTEFRSFYQDVKSNCHNLLSKAFDTLTTNQIEQLSIYFYESWGNEERIDYGSGHELNFICFLYGLYKYDVFRLERDSTNIVILVFVKYLKIMRRLETLYWLEPAGSHGVWGLDDYHFLPFLFGAFQLSNHKHLKPKSIHNDEIVDMFKDKYLYFGCIAFINSVKTTASLRWHSPMLDDISGVKKWSKVSEGMIKMYVAEVLSKLPVMQHFYFSEFLACPTGISPYDERNEHLESEHVHSGWGDCCGIKIPSAVAATEMNKKGAHYKPMPFD from the coding sequence ATGAGCTCGTGTCCACAGAAGAGGCTACTAACGAAAGATGACATGGAGATATGGGATTCCAGTCAAACGAAGAAGGAGcttataaattttataacTGACTTAGCAGAAGCCGTTAAGGATCGCGATAATACACAGTTTAAAGAACCTATTTCGGCAGAAGTAAGTTCGACACTAGCTCTACTGGATTCAGTTCTGTCAGTGGTGGACGAGCATCCAGTTTTAAATGACACTACATCCAGATTTGGAAAAACTGAATTCAGATCATTTTATCAGGATGTGAAGTCAAATTGCCACAATTTGCTATCAAAGGCATTTGATACCCTTACGacaaatcaaattgaaCAGCTATCTATTTACTTTTACGAATCATGGGGTAATGAGGAGAGAATTGACTATGGCTCCGGCCatgaattgaatttcatttgCTTTCTTTATGGTTTGTACAAATATGACGTATTTCGATTAGAAAGGGACTCCACCAATATCGTCATCTTAGTATTTGTTAAGTacttgaagataatgagaCGTTTGGAGACTTTATATTGGTTGGAGCCTGCTGGATCACACGGTGTATGGGGTCTAGAtgattatcattttctacCGTTCCTATTTGGTGCATTTCAATTGTCAAATCATAAGCACTTAAAACCAAAATCTATTcataatgatgaaattgtagATATGTTTAAAGACAAGTATCTATATTTTGGTTGTATAGCATTTATTAACTCTGTAAAGACAACAGCATCTTTACGGTGGCATTCCCCCATGTTGGATGATATCAGTGGAGTGAAAAAATGGTCAAAAGTTTCAGAAGGTATGATAAAAATGTATGTTGCAGAAGTGCTAAGCAAGTTACCAGTCATGCAACATTTTTACTTCAGTGAATTTTTAGCCTGTCCCACTGGGATCTCGCCATATGATGAAAGGAATGAACATTTGGAGAGTGAACACGTCCACAGTGGTTGGGGTGACTGCTGTGGTATCAAAATTCCAAGTGCAGTTGCAGCTACGGAGATGAATAAGAAGGGAGCACATTACAAACCAATGCCATTTGACTGA
- the KIP2 gene encoding Kip2p (similar to Saccharomyces cerevisiae KIP2 (YPL155C); ancestral locus Anc_8.678) — MIQKTRKTTPMRSVSGGSSGIPPPSPSLRTVSSFSNIRRSSHMRSTSGSSDVSSSSPPPSLPSTGSSLSSSIKTSYIQRNDSVRKISNNESYSGTITVTVRVKPVPHQNKEVWEYSNFKIRNVETINTNNDEYKFDHVFSPHVDNFEIYKTTAIPLIDKLFTGFNATLFCYGMTGSGKTYTMMGDNENPDGIVPLSVSLLFNQVLNSRNDKKYDVILSYLEIYNEKIYDLLDDDRTNHLLTPSRFTSTPSRLNSSELRIRDDLEYGVKITGLNEERCDTSQELMKWIKYGDSNRKTSETEYNLRSSRSHAVILVRLVTHNVIDGSKTSSTLTLCDLAGSERAAGQQERRKEGAFINKSLLALGTVISKLSAESLSNSKHVSNPMGPPASPSLNSNGNNHIPYRDSKLTRLLQPALSGNSAVTTICTIDPRMETYAETINTLRFASRAKNVSLRFNIKKNLSTISKSEVEKDKIIKELTFRLEKQKETINDMKLKSSHDTSNKFSLDNPNISLLQTENSILKKKLENYENIMNKDMIELQDSQMSEIIDMLPIEIGALLENKFQGMESQIRQFQKYTNELENKILNLKKQNRSLLNNSTYSLDKDDEILELQKMLERKDKIIEAFQSVSKLRDRALKPISQSNIASLPQPPPISKSTFL, encoded by the coding sequence ATGATACAAAAGACAAGAAAGACCACTCCAATGAGGTCAGTATCAGGTGGTTCCTCGGGTATTCCTCCTCCATCCCCATCTCTAAGAACAGtctcttcattttccaatataCGAAGGTCCTCACACATGCGAAGCACCTCAGGGTCATCTGATGTGAGTAGTAGTAGTCCTCCACCATCTCTTCCTTCCACAGGgtcttcattatcttccTCTATAAAGACTTCCTACATTCAACGCAATGATAGTGTAAGAAAAATTAGTAATAATGAATCTTATTCTGGGACAATAACAGTGACAGTAAGAGTTAAACCTGTTCCTCATCAGAACAAGGAAGTTTGGGAATACTCTAATTTTAAGATAAGAAACGTAGAGACAATAAATACTAATAACGATGAATACAAATTCGATCATGTCTTTAGCCCTCATGTTGATAATTTCGAAATTTATAAAACCACGGCTATCCCATTGATTGATAAATTGTTTACTGGGTTCAATGCAACTTTGTTTTGTTACGGTATGACCGGATCAGGGAAGACTTATACTATGATGGGGGATAATGAGAATCCCGACGGTATTGTCCCATTGTCTGTGTCTCTACTGTTTAATCAGGTTTTGAATTCCAGAAATGATAAGAAATATGACGTTATACTGTCGTATCTCGAGATTTACAACGAAAAGATATATGACCTGCTAGATGACGACCGTACAAATCATTTACTCACACCATCCAGATTCACTTCTACCCCAAGCAGATTGAATAGCAGTGAATTGAGAATAAGAGACGACCTGGAGTATGGCGTGAAAATAACTGGGTTAAATGAGGAAAGATGTGATACAAGTCaagaattaatgaaatggaTCAAATATGGTGATTCGAATCGTAAAACAAGTGAAACTGAATATAATCTAAGAAGTTCCAGATCTCACGCTGTTATCTTAGTCAGATTAGTCACTCATAATGTTATCGATGGCTCGAAGACGTCAAGTACTTTAACACTGTGTGATTTGGCTGGTTCAGAGAGGGCTGCAGGTCAGCAAGAAAGAAGGAAAGAAGGTGCATTTATTAATAAATCATTATTGGCATTGGGTACTGTAATTTCCAAACTGAGTGCAGAATccttatcaaattcaaaacaTGTCTCCAATCCCATGGGTCCTCCAGCATCTCCTAGTCTCAATAGTAACGGTAACAACCACATACCTTACCGAGATTCTAAATTGACGAGACTATTACAACCTGCGTTAAGTGGAAATAGTGCAGTGACTACAATTTGTACAATTGATCCAAGAATGGAAACCTATGCAGAGACTATCAATACGTTAAGGTTTGCATCGAGAGCCAAAAACGTCTCGCTACGATTCaatataaagaagaatttatctACTATTTCCAAGAGTGAAGTTGAGAAggataaaataataaaagaacTAACATTCAGGTTAGAAAAACAGAAAGAAACAATTAATGatatgaaattgaaaagcaGCCATGATACTAGTAATAAATTCTCACTTGATAACCCAAATATATCCCTATTGCAAACAGAAAATAGtatactgaaaaaaaaattggaaaattacGAAAACATAATGAATAAAGATATGATTGAATTACAAGATTCACAAATGAGTGAAATCATTGATATGTTACCGATCGAAATAGGTGCGTTgttagaaaataaatttcaagGAATGGAATCTCAAATAAGacagtttcaaaaatataccaatgaattagaaaataaaatattgaatttaaaaaagcaaaatagATCATTACTCAATAATAGTACTTATAGTCTCGACAAAGATGAcgaaattttggaattacAGAAAATGCTGGAGAGAAAGgataaaataattgaagCCTTTCAGAGTGTCAGTAAATTAAGAGATAGGGCATTGAAGCCAATTAGCCAGAGTAATATAGCATCATTACCACAACCCCCACCAATATCCAAATCAACATTCCTGTAA
- the PEP4 gene encoding proteinase A (similar to Saccharomyces cerevisiae PEP4 (YPL154C); ancestral locus Anc_8.677) has product MKLQLSSLLPLALVVLDSANAEPHRIKLQKQELTDDISKLSFDQHMAHLGSKYVTAFEKAHPDTVLSRDHPFFKNFIDKHFDAQQNHEVPLNNYLNAQYFADISIGSPGQTFRVIMDTGSSNLWVPSVDCNSLACFLHNKYDHRVSSTYVRNGTRFAIRYGSGALEGYMSNDTVTVGDLQIPKQDFAEATSEPGLAFAFGKFDGIFGLAFDTISVNRAVPPFYNAVNRGLLDAPQFAFYLGDKRLRKEGGEVTFGGYDETRFTGNITWLPVRREAYWEVDFNGISFGSQYAPLTATGAAIDTGTSLITLPSGLAEILNAQIGARKNWSGQYVLDCSRRSTLPDITFNLGGSNFSIGPYDYTLEASGTCISAIVPMDFPEPVGPLAIIGDAFLRRWYSVYDLGNSTTNSTVGLAEAL; this is encoded by the coding sequence ATGAAGTTGCAATTAAGTAGTTTATTACCTTTGGCGCTCGTTGTTTTGGACTCTGCTAATGCTGAGCCTCATAGGATCAAGTTACAAAAACAGGAGTTGACTGATGATATATCCAAGCTATCTTTCGACCAACACATGGCTCATTTGGGTTCCAAATACGTCACTGCGTTTGAAAAGGCTCACCCAGACACAGTTTTGTCAAGAGATCatccatttttcaagaattttatCGACAAACATTTCGATGCTCAACAAAATCATGAAGTTCcattaaataattatttgaaCGCTCAATATTTTGCTGATATTTCCATCGGTTCCCCTGGTCAAACTTTTAGAGTCATTATGGACACTGGTTCCTCCAACCTTTGGGTTCCAAGTGTAGATTGTAATTCATTGGCGTGCTTTCTACATAATAAATACGACCATAGAGTTTCTTCCACTTATGTAAGAAATGGTACCAGATTCGCTATTAGATACGGATCCGGTGCGTTGGAAGGTTACATGTCGAATGATACTGTCACCGTTGGTGACTTACAAATTCCAAAACAAGATTTCGCAGAAGCAACGAGTGAACCAGGTTTAGCATTTGCTTTCGGTAAATTCGATGGTATCTTCGGTCTTGCCTTTGATACGATCTCCGTAAATAGAGCGGTGCCACCATTCTACAATGCAGTAAATCGTGGTTTATTAGATGCTCCACAATTTGCTTTCTATCTAGGTGATAAGAgattaagaaaagaaggtGGTGAAGTTACCTTTGGTGGTTACGATGAAACAAGATTTACCGGTAATATCACTTGGTTACCAGTTCGCCGTGAAGCTTATTGGGAAGTTGATTTTAATGGTATTTCCTTCGGTAGTCAGTATGCTCCATTAACTGCTACTGGTGCTGCTATCGACACCGGTACTTCCTTAATCACCCTACCATCTGGTTTAGCTGAGATCCTAAATGCTCAAATTGGTGCAAGAAAGAATTGGTCTGGTCAATACGTCTTAGATTGTTCCAGAAGAAGTACTTTACCTGACATTACTTTCAACTTGGGTGGTTCTAACTTCAGTATTGGCCCATACGATTACACACTTGAAGCCTCTGGCACCTGTATCTCTGCCATTGTCCCAATGGACTTCCCAGAGCCAGTTGGTCCATTAGCCATTATTGGTGATGCCTTCTTACGTAGATGGTATTCAGTCTATGATTTAGGTAACAGTACAACCAACAGTACCGTCGGTTTAGCCGAAGCTTTATGA
- the AIM44 gene encoding Aim44p (similar to Saccharomyces cerevisiae YPL158C; ancestral locus Anc_8.681), protein MIIRTPTRTKTQSLNGPQVDFKFPSAGNLQASDVELNNHLLLNEVLGKSERDPHHLHVQENNDSGSQILSDYTSSSNTNTHSSNGYYSFANISDNTTSPAFFNAPSDASYTMAQSNTSDSKASSRMSSIRETGNLPLGSSQVAQFSMERIPEGNTVCSGNQTIRTADNISYEIVSSNSSDNISNGKIRATSDSTNESSMINKNHNTVIKRSLKLQRIPTIRQVRSTNSSLCSVPYPTNLSTRRSALKRSNAIRCKGGLLQYFHLMGIKIKRNFKKLRMAVRRKLFSYRKSQSKSKRNQSINKNLPTVPGQLKTVKRSISFRQNPTTGYVSNLKRSISRKSSLNVSLMTKQKQDCDVTRKTNSSIRRTTSSIRRAASSLNTVQPRNSLRTSSSSNSNHSKLVRSHATASLNSIIRQPSIVVKNKVIPLSMGHYSILEEEEENSGVTNKEDTPMESAELVFADIQEESEEEEEEEIHEHVENLEKLFNSYFKRIVAQRITLRLQMAKYEESNMLDASYKKVLEGILSDYETEHSSQRIFDSDNKSELSSTYSDEMSENDTSTDNEEDETMDDIKSLNIGFKKDITTPFASRYASRNASPFSLPTGTVRRSLTLPTRIKI, encoded by the coding sequence ATGATTATTAGAACTCCTACAAGAACAAAGACACAGTCTCTCAACGGTCCTCAAGTAGATTTCAAGTTCCCATCTGCGGGAAATTTACAGGCTTCTGACGTGGAATTGAATAACCACTTACTTCTCAATGAAGTACTGGGTAAATCAGAACGTGACCCTCACCATCTTCATGTCCAggaaaataatgattctGGATCTCAGATACTTTCCGATTACACATCTTCCTCCAATACTAATACACACTCGTCTAATGGGTACTATTCGTTTGCTAATATTTCTGATAATACAACGTCTCCtgcatttttcaatgccCCCAGTGATGCTTCTTACACGATGGCACAATCGAATACGAGTGATTCCAAAGCTAGTTCGAGGATGTCATCGATACGAGAAACGGGTAATTTACCCTTGGGTTCTTCACAAGTGGCACAATTTTCTATGGAAAGAATCCCAGAGGGCAATACTGTTTGCTCTGGGAACCAAACTATTCGTACTGCTGATAATATTTCATACGAAATTGTATCGTCAAATTCTAGTGATAACATCTCAAATGGTAAAATTAGGGCCACTTCTGACAGTACCAATGAGTCCTCCATGATCAATAAGAATCATAACACTGTCATCAAACGTTCTTTAAAATTGCAACGTATACCGACAATAAGACAGGTTAGATCTACAAATTCAAGTTTATGTTCGGTACCATACCCCACAAACTTATCTACAAGACGTTCCGCTTTGAAGAGATCTAATGCCATTAGATGTAAAGGAGGTCTCTTACAATATTTCCATCTCATGGGCATCAAGATCaagagaaatttcaagaaattgagaatGGCtgtaagaagaaaattattctcTTACAGGAAGTCACAATCCAAATCGAAACGCAATCAAAGTATCAATAAGAATCTACCAACGGTACCTGGTCAACTGAAAACCGTTAAACGTTCCATATCCTTTAGACAGAATCCTACGACTGGTTAcgtttcaaatttgaagagatctatatcaagaaaatcatctttaaaCGTAAGCTTAATGACAAAGCAGAAACAGGACTGCGATGTTACACGTAAGACTAATTCTTCCATAAGACGTACTACATCATCCATTAGAAGAGCTGCGTCGTCGCTGAATACGGTGCAACCTAGAAATTCCCTGAGAACGTCATCTTCGTCGAATAGCAACCATTCTAAATTGGTTAGATCTCATGCTACTGCGTCATTGAACTCTATCATAAGACAACCCTCCATTGTGGTGAAGAATAAAGTGATACCACTATCGATGGGTCACTATTCGatattagaagaagaagaagaaaacagTGGTGTTACAAACAAAGAAGATACACCTATGGAATCTGCAGAACTGGTATTTGCAGACATTCAAGAAGAgtcagaagaagaagaagaagaagaaattcaCGAGCACGTTGAGAACTTAGAAAAGCTATTCAATTCATACTTCAAGCGTATTGTCGCACAAAGAATCACACTACGTCTACAAATGGCCAAATATGAGGAATCAAACATGCTAGATGCCTCCTATAAGAAGGTTCTAGAAGGTATTTTAAGCGATTACGAAACCGAACACAGTTCTCAACGTATATTTGACAGTGATAACAAGTCAGAACTCTCATCCACCTATTCCGATGAAATGTCAGAAAATGACACTTCTACGgacaatgaagaagatgagaCCATGGACGATatcaaatcattgaatATAGGATTCAAGAAGGACATAACAACTCCATTTGCCAGCCGTTACGCCAGCCGCAACGCTAGTCCCTTCTCATTGCCAACCGGCACGGTCAGAAGATCCCTTACACTGCCTACAAGAATCAAGATATAA
- the TGS1 gene encoding RNA methyltransferase (similar to Saccharomyces cerevisiae TGS1 (YPL157W); ancestral locus Anc_8.680): MGKKVYHASHFLHTLKKRSNKRYRKLVPRIADDNYRIKSHERLHGKLFKYWKSRHSLFSKIDSNQIYMTEELWYSVTPEVLAKFLAKFIKACLPEANSILDVFCGGGGNTIQFAMEFPRAYGVDSRMDHLYCTAQNAKVYGVDDRIWLKYGTWDKISKSGLFEKMKVDCVFASPPWGGPEYSKQNVYDLESSLQPVGVTELLKSFFKISSNVLLFLPRNSDLHQIARTTRKLLGPTAKCRVLYVKDNGYLKGIVCMWGVAFTNYQEDTTLVELNEVGNHTDNESSEQEEDKEVSSSEKQYFSYDIDG, from the coding sequence ATGGGGAAGAAGGTGTATCATGCTTCACATTTCTTGCATACGTTGAAGAAGAGGTCGAATAAGAGGTATAGGAAGTTGGTTCCCCGAATTGCTGACGATAATTATAGGATAAAATCACATGAAAGACTACACGGGAAGCTGTTTAAATATTGGAAGAGCAGGCACAGTctattttctaaaattgaTTCGAATCAGATATATATGACTGAAGAGTTATGGTACAGCGTTACACCGGAGGTTTTAGCCAAGTTTCTTGctaaatttatcaaagcATGTCTTCCAGAGGCTAATTCGATACTGGATGTGTTTTGTGGTGGTGGAGGTAATACTATCCAGTTTGCCATGGAATTCCCACGTGCCTATGGCGTGGACTCACGCATGGATCACCTTTATTGCACGGCGCAGAATGCTAAGGTGTATGGAGTTGATGATAGAATATGGCTAAAATATGGTACATGGGATAAGATTTCTAAATCTGGTCTTTTCGAGAAGATGAAAGTAGATTGTGTATTTGCGTCTCCTCCATGGGGTGGACCTGAATACTCGAAACAGAATGTCTACGATTTGGAGTCGAGTCTACAACCCGTGGGGGTTACCGAATTGTTGAAGAGTTTCTTCAAGATATCTTCGAATGTCCTGCTTTTTCTTCCCAGGAATTCAGACTTGCATCAAATAGCTAGAACAACTAGGAAACTTTTGGGCCCAACTGCCAAATGTAGGGTTTTGTACGTCAAGGATAACGGATATTTAAAGGGGATTGTCTGTATGTGGGGGGTGGCCTTCACTAATTATCAGGAGGATACGACCCTagttgaattgaatgaGGTCGGTAACCATACAGATAATGAAAGCAgtgaacaagaagaagataaagaagtGTCCAGTTCGGAAAAACAGTATTTCTCTTATGATATTGACGGTTAA